A genomic segment from Gemmatimonadota bacterium encodes:
- a CDS encoding BatA domain-containing protein — translation MPFGFLLPAFLAGLAALAVPIVLHLRQREREKPQPFPSLMFLSRIPIRTAQRRRITDWPLLLLRALALALLIAAFARPLLRGGATATGAPGRNVVILLDRSLSMGHRESWNPARDSAHRVIAALSPRDRVALVTFDEEASVPQPFTTDHAAAAAALDRLVPGARGTHYAAAWRAARQLLGSDSTAAAELVMITDLQLAGGGAPEGVALPAGVTLRTIAVGPATAANSAVASVEIEQRAGDGRGSVVVAARIRSFSLPSPRKVKVTLTLGGRISGTRDVTLPVNGSTRVAFDPVPLPAGDLPVSVATEPDALAADDVLNAVIPAEAARRVILVTSPDAAAEETAFLERALTIGTDPRIAIERRISGTIDPVGLRGAAAVILYDVAPPSGAGGAALSAWVAAGGGVVIATGPRLAARGIDGAFSPGRLRGIADRSAERGGSLGELVEEHPIFSAFRGGATAALGSARYLRYARVEAQSGARVLARFDDGLPALLERREQSGRVLLVAAPLDDRAGDFPRQPAFLPFVRRLVLYAAGGDGAPLWHTTGAAWRPGLAIPDMVVASPSGELLRPDSAHGGAIVLTEAGVYSAYRERAVGAPAAIVAANAPAGESDLTRLKATDLLLGVADSNATAATRGPPTSAELEQRQQLWRIFLMVVALLLLVETWLVGRGWRASAGRIVTVPDGGAE, via the coding sequence ATGCCATTCGGCTTTCTGCTGCCGGCATTCCTCGCGGGGCTCGCGGCGCTTGCCGTTCCGATTGTCCTGCACTTGCGGCAGCGGGAGCGGGAGAAGCCGCAACCCTTTCCCTCACTGATGTTCCTCTCGCGCATTCCGATCCGGACGGCGCAACGGCGGCGAATCACCGATTGGCCACTCTTGCTGTTGCGGGCCCTGGCGCTGGCGCTCCTGATCGCGGCATTCGCGAGGCCCCTGCTGCGGGGCGGCGCGACTGCGACAGGCGCGCCGGGACGCAACGTCGTCATCCTGCTCGACCGGTCGCTCAGCATGGGGCACCGTGAGAGTTGGAACCCCGCCCGGGATTCGGCACATCGGGTGATTGCGGCGTTGTCGCCACGAGATCGAGTTGCGCTGGTGACTTTCGACGAAGAGGCTTCAGTCCCCCAGCCCTTCACGACAGATCACGCTGCCGCGGCGGCGGCGCTCGATCGACTCGTACCAGGTGCCCGTGGGACGCACTACGCCGCCGCATGGCGTGCCGCGCGACAGTTGCTCGGCAGCGATTCGACCGCCGCGGCAGAACTGGTGATGATCACTGATCTGCAACTGGCTGGTGGCGGCGCACCTGAAGGGGTCGCGCTGCCGGCTGGTGTGACGCTCCGTACCATCGCTGTCGGCCCGGCGACGGCGGCCAATAGTGCCGTTGCAAGTGTTGAAATCGAGCAACGTGCGGGTGATGGGCGCGGGAGTGTCGTTGTTGCGGCGCGGATTCGTAGCTTCTCCCTGCCATCGCCGCGGAAGGTCAAGGTGACGCTCACGCTTGGTGGCCGGATCTCCGGCACGCGCGACGTGACCCTTCCGGTAAACGGCAGCACTCGCGTTGCCTTTGATCCGGTGCCGCTACCGGCCGGCGATCTGCCAGTGAGTGTCGCCACCGAGCCGGACGCACTCGCTGCGGACGACGTGCTCAATGCGGTCATTCCAGCCGAAGCGGCACGGCGAGTCATTCTGGTGACGTCACCGGATGCGGCAGCGGAGGAAACAGCGTTCCTCGAGCGAGCGCTGACCATCGGCACCGACCCGAGGATCGCGATCGAACGCCGGATCTCCGGCACGATCGATCCCGTCGGATTGCGCGGTGCAGCCGCCGTGATTCTCTACGATGTCGCCCCGCCCTCCGGAGCGGGAGGCGCGGCGCTCAGTGCCTGGGTCGCGGCCGGCGGTGGCGTGGTGATCGCAACCGGGCCTCGACTCGCAGCGCGCGGCATCGACGGTGCCTTCTCACCCGGCCGGCTGCGAGGCATTGCTGATCGTAGCGCCGAGCGAGGTGGTTCGCTGGGTGAACTGGTGGAGGAGCATCCGATCTTCAGCGCCTTCCGCGGTGGCGCAACCGCAGCGCTCGGAAGCGCCCGGTATCTTCGCTACGCACGGGTCGAAGCGCAGTCGGGGGCCCGGGTGCTCGCGCGCTTTGATGACGGACTCCCGGCACTCCTCGAGCGCCGGGAGCAGTCGGGAAGGGTCTTGCTGGTGGCGGCACCACTCGACGATCGCGCCGGCGACTTCCCTCGTCAGCCTGCCTTCCTCCCCTTCGTGCGCCGGCTGGTGCTCTATGCGGCGGGCGGCGACGGCGCACCACTCTGGCATACCACCGGCGCGGCCTGGCGACCTGGCCTCGCCATTCCCGACATGGTGGTCGCGTCCCCTTCGGGTGAACTGCTGCGTCCGGATAGCGCCCACGGTGGCGCGATTGTCCTGACCGAAGCTGGTGTCTATTCGGCCTATCGCGAACGCGCGGTCGGGGCACCCGCGGCAATCGTCGCCGCGAACGCGCCAGCCGGAGAGTCCGACCTTACGCGGCTGAAGGCAACGGATCTGCTCCTTGGTGTTGCGGACAGCAACGCCACGGCTGCCACGCGCGGACCACCGACATCGGCCGAGCTGGAACAGCGCCAGCAACTCTGGCGAATCTTTCTGATGGTTGTCGCACTATTGCTGCTGGTCGAAACGTGGCTGGTGGGTCGTGGCTGGCGCGCGAGCGCCGGTCGCATCGTTACCGTGCCTGATGGAGGTGCCGAGTGA
- a CDS encoding DUF58 domain-containing protein, which produces MTGIAPATLLDPGVLARIGDLSLLARTVVDGFLHGLHRSMRIGSSFDFAEHRSYQPGDDLRRIDWRLFGRTDKYFLKTYEADTNADVLFVVDVSASMDYGSGPVTKFAYARFLAASLAWLAQRQGDRVGLATIGGDLVDVVPSSTRHLQLILHTLARTVPGGAGQLPRGLERVARFRGRSGVVVVISDCYEEPPVLEKTLGALRARGHDVVVFHILDPAERDLPWETAVTFEDAESGERLPLLPEELRPKYHALMAAHQQALRDGLARNRVDYVPVTTDQPLDAALHSYLDRRMLAARLR; this is translated from the coding sequence GTGACCGGGATCGCCCCAGCCACCCTCCTCGACCCTGGTGTGCTAGCGCGCATCGGCGACTTGTCGCTGCTCGCGCGCACGGTCGTCGATGGTTTCCTGCACGGGCTGCATCGCTCGATGCGGATCGGATCCTCTTTCGACTTCGCCGAGCATCGTTCGTATCAGCCTGGCGACGACCTCAGGCGGATCGACTGGCGCCTTTTCGGGCGAACGGACAAGTACTTCCTGAAGACCTATGAAGCCGACACCAATGCAGACGTGCTCTTCGTGGTCGATGTCTCCGCCTCGATGGACTACGGCAGCGGGCCGGTCACCAAGTTTGCCTACGCCCGCTTCCTCGCCGCGTCACTCGCCTGGCTAGCGCAGCGGCAGGGCGATCGCGTCGGCCTCGCGACAATCGGTGGCGACCTGGTCGACGTGGTGCCTTCGTCGACGCGACATCTGCAACTGATTCTGCATACCCTTGCGCGCACTGTGCCGGGCGGGGCCGGGCAGTTGCCCAGGGGGCTGGAGCGGGTCGCCCGATTCCGGGGGCGATCCGGGGTCGTGGTCGTCATCTCCGATTGTTACGAAGAACCTCCGGTGCTGGAGAAGACTCTCGGCGCCTTGCGCGCGCGGGGACACGATGTCGTGGTGTTCCATATTCTCGATCCGGCCGAGCGCGACCTGCCGTGGGAAACAGCTGTGACCTTCGAGGACGCGGAGAGTGGCGAGCGACTGCCGCTGCTTCCCGAGGAGTTGCGGCCGAAGTATCACGCGCTGATGGCGGCGCACCAGCAGGCGCTGCGCGATGGTCTTGCGCGCAACCGGGTTGACTATGTCCCGGTCACGACCGATCAGCCGCTCGATGCGGCATTGCACAGTTACCTCGACCGGCGGATGCTCGCCGCGCGGCTCCGCTGA
- a CDS encoding MoxR family ATPase, whose amino-acid sequence MTTTPSPTGLDRLDDAALAERLHAASGRIASELRKVIVGQDAVVEQALIALYAGGNCLLVGVPGLAKTLLVHSLARALDLRFNRIQFTPDLMPSDVTGTDVIQDDPATGKRGLAFLPGPIFANVLLADEINRTPPKTQAALLEAMQERRVTVQGRTYDLEPPFFVFATQNPIELEGTYPLPEAQLDRFMFEVLLDYLPEEDEVEVVRATTSIPPEAITPVVSREEILAFQRVVRRVPVADVVVRYAVKLVRMTRPTSEGSPDFIRQWLAYGASVRAAQALILGGKARALVQGRTHVEFEDVRALARPVFRHRILRNFQAQSERVTPDDLVERLLKVVPVPSSGL is encoded by the coding sequence GTGACCACCACTCCTTCACCGACCGGACTCGATCGCCTCGATGATGCGGCCCTCGCCGAGCGACTTCACGCTGCGAGTGGACGGATCGCCTCCGAGCTCCGCAAGGTCATCGTCGGTCAGGATGCTGTCGTCGAGCAGGCGTTGATTGCACTCTATGCCGGCGGTAACTGTCTGCTGGTCGGCGTCCCGGGTCTGGCCAAGACTTTGCTGGTGCATTCCCTGGCCCGCGCGCTCGACTTGCGCTTCAACCGGATCCAGTTCACGCCCGACCTGATGCCCTCCGACGTCACAGGCACCGACGTCATTCAGGATGATCCGGCAACCGGGAAGCGTGGCCTCGCGTTTCTCCCCGGTCCGATCTTCGCGAACGTGCTCCTCGCCGACGAAATCAACCGGACGCCACCCAAGACGCAGGCCGCACTGCTGGAGGCGATGCAGGAGCGACGGGTGACGGTGCAGGGGCGGACTTATGATCTCGAGCCGCCGTTCTTCGTCTTCGCCACGCAGAACCCGATCGAGCTCGAGGGGACCTATCCGCTTCCGGAAGCGCAGCTCGATCGCTTCATGTTCGAGGTGTTGCTCGACTATCTCCCCGAGGAGGATGAGGTGGAGGTGGTCCGGGCCACGACGTCCATTCCGCCCGAGGCGATCACGCCGGTCGTTTCTCGCGAGGAGATTCTTGCCTTCCAGCGCGTGGTGCGACGCGTACCGGTTGCCGATGTCGTAGTGCGGTACGCCGTCAAGCTGGTGCGGATGACACGACCGACCTCCGAGGGTTCGCCTGATTTCATCCGGCAGTGGCTCGCCTACGGCGCGTCGGTGCGTGCCGCGCAGGCGCTCATTCTTGGCGGCAAGGCGCGCGCGCTGGTGCAGGGGAGGACCCATGTGGAGTTCGAGGACGTGCGAGCGCTGGCGCGGCCGGTCTTCCGTCATCGCATTCTTCGGAATTTCCAGGCCCAATCCGAACGGGTGACGCCGGATGATCTTGTCGAACGCTTGCTGAAGGTTGTCCCGGTGCCTTCGTCGGGATTGTGA
- a CDS encoding DUF4159 domain-containing protein — protein sequence MIRGAFVGMLAALAVASTASAQGRGRNPPVTIEDNAPYDGQFTFARIRYTQALSGGFGFGGGRGPTWLHDYPRGERHFAKILSELGTIRARIGGSVILALDDPTIFKYPVIYMCEPGYWSPNDAEIKGLRSYLLKGGFMIFDDFRGRDWDNFEEQMRAVLPKARLIPVPESHPIYDSFYRINPKLVVPPYGNFPPEFYGIFENNDPNGRLMVMVNYNNDISEYWEWSDEGLFPIGPSNEAYKLGVNYVVYALTH from the coding sequence ATGATTCGGGGAGCGTTTGTCGGGATGCTGGCGGCCTTGGCCGTGGCGTCAACCGCGTCAGCGCAGGGGCGCGGTCGCAACCCACCGGTCACCATCGAGGACAATGCGCCGTACGATGGCCAGTTCACGTTCGCGCGGATTCGCTACACCCAGGCACTGAGCGGCGGCTTCGGATTCGGGGGCGGGCGAGGGCCCACCTGGCTGCACGACTATCCTCGGGGCGAGCGACACTTCGCGAAGATCCTCAGCGAACTGGGCACCATCCGGGCCCGGATCGGTGGCAGCGTGATCCTCGCTCTCGATGACCCGACGATTTTCAAGTACCCGGTGATCTACATGTGCGAGCCGGGGTACTGGAGTCCCAACGACGCCGAGATCAAGGGGCTTCGGAGCTATCTGCTCAAGGGTGGCTTCATGATCTTCGATGACTTCCGGGGCAGGGACTGGGACAACTTCGAAGAGCAGATGCGCGCGGTCCTCCCCAAGGCCCGGTTGATTCCCGTGCCGGAGTCGCATCCGATCTACGATTCGTTCTATCGCATCAATCCGAAGCTGGTCGTGCCGCCGTACGGCAACTTTCCACCAGAGTTCTACGGGATTTTCGAGAACAACGATCCGAATGGCCGCCTGATGGTGATGGTGAACTACAACAACGACATCTCCGAATACTGGGAATGGTCCGATGAAGGGCTCTTTCCGATCGGTCCGTCCAATGAAGCGTACAAACTCGGCGTGAACTACGTAGTCTATGCTCTCACCCACTGA